One genomic segment of Thermodesulfobacteriota bacterium includes these proteins:
- the recR gene encoding recombination mediator RecR has translation MRETMPAALVRLIEDLHRLPGIGRKTATRLALFLLRRPAAEAQALARSLAELHGAIRLCSVCCAFSATDPCPVCADPSRDRGLVCVVEEASDLAAVEKSGTYRGLYHVLHGVLSPVDGIGSEELKVDLLVARARQPQIREVLIATSSTVPGEATAALLIQRLRGGAARISRLAFGIPMGMDIKYADEVTLARAIEGRRPCAPGPVDGQGQGGANGG, from the coding sequence ATGCGGGAGACCATGCCGGCGGCCCTGGTCCGGCTCATCGAAGACCTGCACCGCCTGCCGGGCATCGGCAGGAAGACCGCCACCCGGCTGGCTCTGTTCCTGCTGCGCCGGCCGGCGGCGGAGGCGCAGGCCCTGGCCCGGAGCCTGGCGGAGCTGCATGGTGCCATCCGCCTCTGTTCGGTTTGCTGCGCCTTTTCGGCGACCGATCCCTGCCCCGTCTGCGCCGATCCGTCCCGGGACCGGGGCCTGGTCTGCGTGGTGGAGGAGGCCAGCGATCTGGCCGCGGTGGAGAAGTCCGGTACCTACCGGGGCCTGTACCATGTCCTCCACGGCGTGCTGTCCCCCGTGGACGGCATCGGGTCCGAGGAGCTCAAGGTGGATCTGCTCGTGGCCCGGGCCCGGCAGCCGCAGATCCGGGAGGTGCTGATTGCCACCAGTTCCACGGTGCCGGGGGAGGCGACGGCAGCCCTCCTCATCCAGCGCCTGCGCGGAGGAGCGGCTCGGATCTCCCGGTTGGCCTTCGGTATTCCCATGGGCATGGACATCAAGTATGCTGACGAGGTGACCCTGGCCCGGGCCATCGAGGGCCGCCGGCCGTGTGCGCCGGGTCCGGTGGACGGCCAGGGGCAGGGGGGAGCAAACGGGGGCTGA
- a CDS encoding YbaB/EbfC family nucleoid-associated protein — translation MNMDQLFKQAQQFQKRIAEMQEDLGSRRVTSSVGGGMVQATVNGRHELVALTIEPTVIDPADPTLLQDLVIAAVNDAHSKAAAMAQEEMGKLTGGMRIPGLF, via the coding sequence ATGAACATGGATCAGCTGTTCAAACAGGCCCAGCAGTTTCAGAAAAGGATCGCCGAGATGCAAGAGGACCTGGGCTCCCGGCGGGTGACTTCGTCCGTAGGCGGCGGCATGGTGCAGGCCACCGTGAACGGCCGCCATGAGCTGGTCGCCCTGACCATCGAGCCGACGGTGATCGACCCCGCCGATCCGACCCTGCTCCAGGATCTGGTGATCGCCGCGGTGAACGATGCCCATTCCAAGGCCGCGGCCATGGCCCAGGAAGAGATGGGCAAGCTCACCGGCGGGATGCGCATTCCGGGCCTCTTCTAG
- the dnaX gene encoding DNA polymerase III subunit gamma/tau translates to MSYLVLARKMRPQTFADVIGQRSVVATLENALRRDRVPHALIFSGVRGVGKTTLARIMAKALNCVEGPTPTPCNRCPPCQEITAGAALDVQEIDGASNRGIQEIRDLKENIRYFPTQCRFRVVIIDEVHMLTTEAFNALLKTLEEPPAHVYFLFATTELHRVPVTILSRCQRHELKRVSMAELAAFFRRVADGEGVAISDRALGLVAREAGGSVRDGLSLLDQIFSFAGESVADTDVLEVLGLVDRRLIEEMARAILAADLGRCLGVLARVSQIGGDVRRFAQDLVEYFRALLVCRLAQKPAELIDLPEEELAAARDLAAGHAVEALGQHFHHLVQGVEAMGRAAQPRLVLETALIRAMQAGQLVPLDEVLDRLDRLLAAGTLPAGLGWPVEPAALLAQPAGAPGLPRPVPTGGPGQPAANAPAPAPAEPRRPPAAAEPLPVTGPAGNRSVRQGWDEFIGYVKGRKPWLAHSLRLADGVREEGGSLVVRFGQASDGAVLQDQENVRLIAGYLADFFQRELRVVIDTPAGIPESAPAAATSGPDPGAERRALAAEPLVQAAVEIFGGAITEIRTSDARKP, encoded by the coding sequence ATGAGCTACCTGGTGCTGGCCCGCAAGATGCGGCCGCAGACCTTTGCCGATGTCATCGGCCAGCGGTCGGTGGTCGCCACCCTGGAGAATGCCCTGCGGCGGGACCGGGTGCCCCATGCCCTCATCTTCTCCGGGGTGCGGGGGGTGGGCAAGACCACCCTGGCCCGGATCATGGCCAAGGCCCTCAACTGCGTCGAAGGTCCCACCCCAACCCCCTGCAACCGCTGTCCGCCCTGCCAGGAGATCACCGCCGGCGCGGCCCTGGACGTGCAGGAGATCGACGGCGCCTCCAACCGGGGTATCCAGGAGATCCGGGACCTCAAGGAGAACATCCGCTACTTCCCGACCCAGTGCCGCTTCCGGGTGGTGATCATCGACGAGGTGCACATGCTCACCACCGAGGCCTTCAACGCCCTGTTGAAGACCCTGGAGGAGCCGCCGGCCCACGTCTACTTCCTGTTCGCCACCACCGAGCTGCATCGGGTGCCTGTGACCATCCTCTCCCGGTGCCAGCGCCATGAGCTCAAGAGGGTGTCGATGGCCGAGCTGGCAGCCTTCTTCCGCCGGGTGGCCGACGGGGAGGGGGTAGCGATCTCGGATCGGGCCCTGGGCCTGGTGGCTCGGGAGGCCGGGGGCTCGGTGCGGGACGGCCTGTCCCTGCTGGATCAGATCTTTTCCTTTGCCGGCGAGTCGGTGGCGGATACCGACGTCCTGGAGGTGCTGGGCCTGGTCGACCGCCGGCTCATTGAGGAGATGGCCCGAGCCATTCTGGCCGCCGACCTGGGACGCTGCCTCGGGGTGCTGGCGCGGGTGAGTCAGATCGGCGGCGACGTGCGCCGCTTCGCCCAGGATCTGGTGGAATACTTCCGGGCTCTCCTCGTGTGCCGGCTGGCCCAGAAGCCAGCCGAGCTCATTGATCTGCCGGAGGAGGAGCTGGCGGCGGCCAGGGACTTGGCAGCCGGTCACGCCGTGGAGGCGTTGGGACAGCACTTTCACCACCTGGTCCAGGGGGTGGAGGCCATGGGGCGGGCGGCCCAGCCGCGGCTGGTGCTGGAGACCGCACTCATCCGGGCCATGCAGGCCGGCCAGCTCGTGCCCCTGGACGAGGTGCTGGACAGGCTGGATCGCCTGCTGGCTGCAGGGACTCTGCCGGCCGGCCTGGGTTGGCCGGTGGAGCCGGCGGCGCTGTTGGCCCAGCCGGCCGGGGCCCCGGGCCTGCCCCGGCCGGTGCCAACCGGGGGACCGGGCCAACCGGCGGCCAATGCCCCCGCGCCGGCCCCCGCCGAGCCCCGCCGGCCGCCGGCTGCCGCCGAGCCGCTCCCGGTGACGGGGCCAGCGGGCAACCGCTCGGTGCGCCAGGGCTGGGACGAGTTCATCGGCTATGTCAAGGGCCGCAAGCCATGGCTGGCCCACTCCCTGCGTCTGGCCGACGGGGTCCGGGAGGAAGGGGGCAGTCTTGTGGTACGCTTCGGGCAGGCCAGCGACGGTGCGGTGCTCCAGGACCAGGAGAACGTACGCCTGATCGCCGGCTATCTGGCTGATTTTTTTCAGCGGGAGCTGCGGGTCGTCATCGACACCCCGGCCGGTATCCCGGAGTCAGCGCCGGCCGCGGCCACCAGTGGTCCCGACCCCGGCGCAGAGCGCCGGGCCCTGGCCGCCGAGCCGCTGGTGCAAGCCGCGGTGGAGATCTTCGGCGGCGCCATCACCGAGATCCGCACCAGCGACGCCAGAAAGCCCTGA
- the tadA gene encoding tRNA adenosine(34) deaminase TadA, translating into MVYSALPLAEQDAACMALALEEAQAAAIRGEVPVGAVLVDGSGQVLARDGNRSRERHDPTAHAEILVLRAAGQRLANYRLTGTTVYVTVEPCAMCAAALVHARVARLVYGADDPKAGGVASRYRIGQDGLLNHRLTVCAGVAAEACGGILKDFFRVRRPLAGGYAGIEVRGRDAASGCGEVPKRS; encoded by the coding sequence ATGGTATATAGTGCCCTCCCGTTGGCCGAGCAGGATGCGGCCTGCATGGCCCTGGCCCTGGAAGAGGCGCAGGCCGCGGCGATCCGGGGCGAGGTGCCGGTGGGCGCGGTGCTGGTGGACGGGAGCGGCCAGGTGCTGGCCCGGGATGGCAACCGCAGCCGGGAGCGCCACGACCCTACTGCCCATGCCGAGATTCTGGTGCTGCGGGCCGCCGGGCAGAGGCTGGCCAATTACCGGTTGACCGGCACCACGGTGTATGTGACCGTGGAGCCCTGTGCCATGTGCGCCGCGGCCCTGGTGCATGCACGGGTTGCGCGTCTGGTCTACGGCGCCGACGACCCCAAGGCGGGGGGGGTCGCTTCCCGCTACCGGATCGGGCAGGATGGCCTTCTGAACCACCGCCTGACGGTCTGCGCCGGGGTGGCGGCGGAGGCCTGTGGCGGGATCTTGAAGGATTTCTTTCGCGTCCGCCGGCCCCTTGCGGGCGGTTATGCTGGGATCGAGGTCAGGGGGCGGGATGCCGCCAGCGGTTGCGGAGAGGTACCGAAGCGGTCATAA
- a CDS encoding FAD-dependent oxidoreductase — protein sequence MNEPIVDVIIIGSGPAGLQAAIHAVRKKASVLVLGRPERSSLAGAHVENYLGVEGVSAGEELVAIGRRQALAFGARLLGEDVLAVRQEGDGFVVESEGGGQHQGLAVILATGTARKKLKVKGEKELAGRGVSYCVDCDANFFRNQRVAVVGNESAAADGALTLTRYARQVTLIARELAVSDALAQRLAASPVEVRQGVWVQEVLGEQEVAGLLLDDGRRLELEGVFVELGAKGALELATSLGVDLDPEDFTHILVDRKGRTNLAGVYAAGDITGHPYQMAKAVGEGCVAGWEAANYARSRRRAAGG from the coding sequence ATGAATGAGCCGATTGTCGATGTCATCATCATTGGCAGCGGGCCGGCGGGACTGCAGGCCGCCATCCATGCTGTGCGCAAGAAGGCCTCGGTGCTGGTCCTGGGCCGGCCGGAGCGCAGCAGCCTGGCCGGCGCCCATGTGGAGAATTATCTGGGGGTGGAGGGGGTCTCGGCCGGCGAGGAGCTGGTGGCCATCGGCCGGCGGCAGGCGCTGGCCTTTGGCGCCCGCCTCCTTGGCGAGGACGTCCTGGCGGTGCGGCAGGAGGGGGACGGCTTTGTGGTGGAGAGCGAAGGCGGCGGGCAGCACCAGGGCCTGGCGGTGATCCTGGCCACCGGCACCGCCCGCAAGAAGCTCAAGGTGAAAGGGGAGAAGGAGCTGGCCGGCCGTGGGGTGAGCTACTGTGTGGACTGCGACGCCAACTTCTTCCGCAACCAGCGGGTGGCGGTGGTGGGCAACGAGAGCGCTGCGGCCGATGGCGCCTTGACCTTGACCCGGTATGCCCGGCAGGTCACCCTCATCGCCCGGGAGCTGGCAGTCTCCGACGCCCTGGCGCAACGGTTGGCGGCAAGCCCGGTGGAGGTTCGCCAGGGGGTCTGGGTGCAGGAGGTCCTGGGGGAGCAGGAGGTGGCGGGCCTTCTCCTGGACGATGGCCGCCGCCTGGAGCTGGAAGGGGTGTTCGTGGAGCTGGGGGCCAAGGGCGCCCTGGAGCTGGCCACCAGCCTGGGTGTGGACCTGGACCCCGAGGATTTCACCCACATCCTGGTGGACCGCAAGGGCCGCACCAACCTGGCTGGGGTCTACGCCGCCGGCGACATCACCGGCCATCCGTACCAGATGGCCAAGGCGGTGGGCGAGGGCTGTGTGGCCGGCTGGGAGGCGGCCAACTACGCCCGCAGCCGCCGCCGGGCTGCCGGCGGCTGA